One region of Quercus lobata isolate SW786 chromosome 2, ValleyOak3.0 Primary Assembly, whole genome shotgun sequence genomic DNA includes:
- the LOC115975674 gene encoding rho guanine nucleotide exchange factor 8-like: MVRAFGRQNTIEKSRSFNLKRMFEIPGRQIQSLIFENGHDCGVVEEKIIAKSFDVKRVASPLEPQHIGWSLNHDMGPVSRLEIGVPAKVGSPHTKPNSDIEMMKERFAKLLLGEDMSGGGKGVSSALALSNAITNLAASIFGEKSRLEPMSPERKARWRKEIEWLLSVTDHIVEFVPSQQKSKDGKSMEIMVTLQRSDLLMNIPALRKLDAMLIDYLDNFGNQNEFWYVSKDADESENGNVPRNEDKWWLPTVKVPPNGLSDISRKWLLFQKDSVNQVLKAAMAINAQVLSEMEIPESYIESLPKNGRASLGDSIYKSITVEYFDPEQFLSTMDLSTEHKVLDLKNRIEASIVIWKRKMTNKDGKSSWGSGVSLEKRELFEERAETILLLLKQRFPGIPQSALDISKIQYNRDIGQAILESYSRIIESLAFNVMSKIEDVLYADSLTQNPLLAESNRNRSRDPSTLTGEEADKWCAAETPNSKTLSDFMGWNLDQGATDMKKNDSTGYMDSPVREENDTLKSKIANIVTTKKISYLEKLENLSGLRSPTARH, translated from the exons ATGGTCCGAGCCTTTGGACGCCAAAATACCATAGAGAAGTCAAGATCTTTCAATCTAAAAAGGATGTTTGAGATTCCGGGAAGACAGATTCAGAGTTTGATATTTGAGAATGGACATGATTGTGGTGTTGTAGAAGAGAAAATTATTGCCAAAAGTTTTGATGTCAAGCGTGTAGCTAGTCCATTGGAGCCCCAGCACATAGGCTGGTCGCTTAATCATGACATGGGTCCAGTTTCACGCTTGGAAATTGGAGTTCCAGCCAAGGTTGGAAGTCCACATACCAAGCCAAATTCAG ATATAGAAATGATGAAGGAAAGGTTTGCTAAGCTTCTTCTTGGTGAAGATATGTCGGGTGGTGGAAAGGGTGTTTCCTCGGCTTTGGCTTTGTCAAATGCCATCACAAACCTTGCTg CATCTATATTTGGTGAAAAATCGAGGCTAGAGCCTATGTCTCCAGAGAGGAAAGCAAGGTGgagaaaagaaattgaatgGCTTTTATCTGTAACTGATCACATTGTTGAATTTGTTCCATCACAGCAAAAATCCAAAGATGGAAAAAGTATGGAG ATAATGGTAACTCTCCAAAGAAGTGATCTTCTAATGAACATCCCTGCCCTCCGAAAGCTTGATGCTATGCTTATT GACTACCTGGATAACTTTGGAAACCAAAATGAGTTCTGGTACGTGTCTAAAGATGCCGATGAATCTGAAAATGGTAATGTCCCAAGAAATGAAGACAAATGGTGGTTACCAACTGTCAAAGTTCCACCAAATGGGCTATCAGATATATCTCGAAAGTGGCTGCTCTTTCAGAAGGATTCTGTGAACCAAGTACTAAAAGCAGCTATGGCTATAAATGCTCAAGTACTATCAGAAATGGAGATCCCTGAAAGCTACATTGAATCCCTACCAAAA AATGGTAGAGCAAGCCTTGGTGATTCAATATATAAGAGCATTACAGTAGAGTATTTTGATCCAGAGCAATTTCTCTCAACCATGGACTTGTCAACAGAGCATAAAGTACTTGACCTTAAGAACAGGATCGAGGCTTCAATTGTGATTTGGAAGAGAAAGATGACCAACAAGGATGGCAAGTCTTCCTGGGGTTCAGGTGTGAGCTTGGAGAAGAGAGAACTCTTTGAGGAGAGAGCTGAAACCATCTTGCTCCTACTAAAGCAGCGGTTTCCAGGAATTCCACAATCTGCACTAGACATATCTAAGATCCAATATAATAGG GATATAGGACAGGCTATTTTAGAGAGCTATTCAAGGATAATAGAAAGCTTGGCATTCAATGTCATGTCTAAAATTGAGGATGTCCTTTATGCTGATTCTCTCACTCAAAACCCATTACTAGCAGAATCCAACAGGAACCGTTCAAGGGATCCTTCAACGTTGACTGGTGAAGAGGCAGACAAGTGGTGTGCTGCTGAGACACCAAATTCGAAGACACTCTCGGATTTCATGGGTTGGAATCTCGATCAGGGAGCTACTGACATGAAGAAGAATGACTCAACAGGTTATATGGACAGCCCagtaagagaagaaaatgataCCCTCAAGAGCAAGATAGCAAACATTGTGACCACAAAGAAAATATCCTATTTAGAAAAGCTTGAGAACCTAAGTGGTCTAAGAAGTCCAACAGCTCGCCATTAG
- the LOC115977972 gene encoding probable protein ABIL5, with translation MQNSKSCSSFQSLDDESEDITRFEKSLQELRELRSQLHYAADYSETTFLNAKEKKVVMENTKEYICRAVVTVVDHLGSASANLDCRISQTNAFSEAEFRINCLKQRLLLCEQYAHKLALTKLRWSENLTRYSRCYLSMQNENVEKSNEGSRDIVVQTNSKMIDKHELYREEDVPLFLYTNTQRPSLEKETTNSSLVLPVHDGLSVLSKGSNPTFHFQGTQTIGRNRKSAPGGDILSLIRRIKRTA, from the exons ATGCAGAACTCAAAGTCTTGTTCTTCCTTTCAAAGTCTAGATGATGAGTCTGAGGACATCACACGCTTTGAAAAGTCTCTCCAG GAACTTAGAGAGTTACGTTCTCAGCTTCATTATGCTGCCGATTACAGTGAAACCACTTTCTTGAATGCTAAAGAGAAGAAAGT TGTGATGGAAAACACAAAAGAGTACATATGCAGGGCTGTTGTTACTGTTGTTGACCACCTTGGAAGCGCCTCTGCCAACCTTGATTGTCGCATTTCTCAGACTAATGCATTTTCCGAGGCTGAGTTTCGAATCAATTGCCTAAAGCAA AGACTTCTCTTATGTGAACAATATGCTCACAAGCTTGCTCTAACTAAACTACGGTGGAGTGAGAATTTGACAAGATATTCTCGATGTTATTTATCAATGC aaaatgaaaatgttgaGAAATCAAATGAAGGTTCAAG GGATATCGTTGTTCAAACTAACAGCAAAATGATAGATAAACATGAACTTTACAGAGAAGAGGACGTGCCACTTTTcttgtacacaaacacacagagGCCATCTCTTGAGAAAGAGACTACCAACTCATCATTAG TATTGCCTGTTCACGATGGTTTGTCAGTATTGTCAAAAGGTTCAAATCCTACGTTTCATTTCCAG GGTACTCAAACAATTGGACGTAATAGAAAGTCAGCGCCGGGTGGTGACATCTTGTCCCTCATACGGAGAATTAAACGAACAGCATGA